In Naumovozyma castellii chromosome 1, complete genome, one DNA window encodes the following:
- the CLB5 gene encoding B-type cyclin CLB5 (ancestral locus Anc_3.453) — protein MPVHDQIKTGEENTEQVKSTRKEFGKVKETPRSTTRYPLNEVIVNNHLIETTRSNEVAIQKPIQRFRREESDMTYIRLKKRRVYDDRKSIETDRNQEQKVVLGRNTDNLKTNSKPEKWKDLDKAELNDISMVAEYSSSIFEYLYRRELETLPSHNYLLERSSKYHIRPSMRAILVDWLVEVHEKFQCYPETLFLSINIMDRFLSKNKVSTNKLQLLAVTSLFIAAKFEEVRLPKLADYAYITDGAASKSDIRNAEMYMLTSLNFDLGWPSPMGFLRRISKADSYHFETRNIGKFLLEVATCSHLFVSLKPSLLSCMAMYTARRITNTDDILWNETFKHYSGGIDPLHDQSFQALCRDLVKEVSHPQTKLEGLALKFKKPIFGSLFSKVHQWCDMQVSDNFSKLFTE, from the coding sequence atgcCTGTTCACGATCAAATCAAAACGGGAGAAGAGAATACAGAGCAGGTAAAAAGTACAAGAAAGGAATTTGGGAAAGTGAAGGAAACGCCACGATCAACCACAAGATATCCTTTGAATGAAGTCATTGTAAATAACCATCTCATTGAAACCACTAGGAGTAATGAAGTAGCCATTCAGAAGCCCATTCAGAGGTTCCGGAGGGAAGAAAGTGACATGACATATATTAGATTGAAAAAACGACGTGTCTATGATGACCGTAAGTCAATTGAGACAGATCGTAACCAAGAACAAAAGGTAGTGCTTGGTCGTAATACTGACAACCTGAAAACTAACAGTAAACCagaaaaatggaaagacTTGGATAAGGCTGAACTCAACGACATATCAATGGTTGCAGAATACTCAAGTTCTATATTTGAATACCTCTATAGGCGGGAATTGGAGACTTTGCCTTCTcataattatttgttgGAGAGATCTTCTAAGTATCATATACGCCCTTCCATGAGAGCAATTTTGGTTGATTGGTTGGTGGAAGTCCATGAGAAATTCCAATGTTATCCAGAgactttatttttatccATTAACATTATGGATCgttttctttcaaaaaataaagtttcaaCTAATAAACTGCAATTGCTGGCAGTtacatcattatttattgcCGCCAAATTTGAAGAGGTACGATTACCAAAGCTAGCAGACTACGCTTACATTACAGATGGTGCAGCTTCCAAATCAGATATAAGAAATGCGGAAATGTATATGCTTACATCATTGAACTTCGATCTTGGTTGGCCAAGTCCGATGGGATTTCTACGAAGGATCTCGAAAGCAGACTCTTACCATTTTGAGAcaagaaatattggaaaatttttaCTTGAAGTCGCCACATGTTCTCatctttttgtttctttaaagcCATCCTTACTAAGTTGCATGGCAATGTATACTGCCAGGCGAATTACTAATACGGATGATATATTATGGAATGAAACATTTAAGCATTACAGTGGTGGGATTGATCCCCTCCATGACCAATCATTCCAAGCACTCTGTCGAGATTTAGTTAAAGAGGTAAGTCATCCACAGACGAAATTAGAAGGTTTAGCCTTGAAGTTCAAAAAACCAATTTttggttcattattttccaaagtgCACCAATGGTGTGATATGCAGGTTTCCGACAATTTTAGCAAATTATTCACTGAATAA
- the CLB2 gene encoding B-type cyclin CLB2 (ancestral locus Anc_3.452): protein MSLPSENLENTQNANNSSRILRNVQRLALNNVTNTTLMQDESVQNGGIRALKTSLNTAKKEGSRIPQPNKDILSRSTLLNEKEKIQNSINLENNKESQIMNATISKNNKENQNPFSAGNQQLSSIVEEEQDGGNSTSSTNNGPTNTQPTTQNVKFLQPPTVNNDSADINKKRPISTVVEQEVPKKFKVCAEDGTEEYEWEDLDAEDVNDPFMVSEYVNDIFDYLYHLEVVTLPNKEDLKKHKNINQNRDILVNWLVKIHNKFGLLPETLYLAINIMDRFLCKELVQLDKLQLVGTSCLFIASKYEEVYSPSIKHYASETDGACTEEEIKEGEKFILKTLEFTLNYPNPMNFLRRISKADDYDIQSRTLAKFLLEISLVDFRFIGILPSLCAAAAMFLSRKMLGKGGWDGNLIHYSGGYTKEQLDPVCNMIMDYLVSPIVHDEFHRKYQSRRFMKASIISVQWALKVRKNGYNIMTLHEQ from the coding sequence ATGTCGTTACCATCAGAAAATCTGGAAAACACACAAAATGCGAACAACTCTTCGAGAATATTAAGAAACGTTCAAAGGTTAGCCTTGAATAACGTTACAAATACCACGTTAATGCAAGACGAATCTGTTCAGAATGGTGGAATAAGAGCACTCAAAACAAGTTTAAATACGGCAAAGAAAGAGGGAAGTAGAATCCCACAACCCAATAAAGATATACTATCTCGTTCTACgttattgaatgaaaaggaaaaaattcAGAACAGTataaatcttgaaaataataaagaatcaCAAATTATGAATGCAACGATATCTaagaacaacaaagaaaacCAAAATCCTTTCTCCGCGGGAAACCAGCAactttcatcaattgtTGAAGAGGAGCAAGACGGTGGTAACTCAACTTCTTCCACTAACAATGGACCAACGAATACACAACCTACCACACAAAACGTCAAGTTTTTACAACCACCAACTGTGAATAATGATTCAGCAGACATCAATAAGAAAAGGCCAATATCGACAGTCGTTGAACAAGAAGTTCCAAAAAAGTTTAAAGTTTGTGCCGAGGACGGTACTGAAGAATATGAATGGGAAGATCTTGATGCTGAAGATGTTAACGACCCTTTTATGGTTAGTGAATATGTgaatgatatatttgaCTATTTATATCACTTAGAAGTAGTCACCCTTCCAAACAAGGAAGACTTAAAGAAACATAAAAACATCAATCAAAATAGAGATATTTTGGTAAATTGGCTTGTTAAAATTCATAATAAGTTTGGATTGTTACCTGAAACACTATATTTAGCAATAAATATAATGGACCGATTTTTATGCAAAGAACTTGTGCAACTGGATAAGCTCCAACTAGTTGGTACCTCCTGTCTATTTATTGCCTCAAAATACGAAGAAGTTTATTCTCCTAGTATTAAACACTATGCTTCAGAAACAGATGGGGCATGCACAGAGgaagaaataaaagaaggtgagaaatttattttaaaaacaCTTGAATTCACTTTGAATTACCCAAAtccaatgaattttttaagaagaatatcCAAAGCTGATGATTACGATATACAATCTCGAACGCTTGCAAAATTCCTATTAGAAATCTCATTGGTAGATTTTAGATTTATCGGAATATTACCATCCCTCTGTGCAGCCGCTGCAATGTTTTtatcaagaaaaatgttAGGTAAAGGAGGTTGGGATGGAAACCTTATCCATTACAGTGGAGGTTATACAAAAGAACAACTTGATCCTGTGTGCAATATGATTATGGATTATTTGGTTAGTCCTATTGTTCATGATGAATTTCACAGAAAATACCAATCTAGACGTTTCATGAAGGCTTCCATCATATCAGTTCAATGGGCCTTGAAGGTAAGGAAGAATGGCTATAATATAATGACTCTGCATGAACAATAA
- the AXL1 gene encoding Axl1p (ancestral locus Anc_3.455), with translation MSWQEIKDFDVPLYLPLAYSNRVHKLCLLPNGLLTLLISDPADTVTSCSLSVASGSHNDPKDIQGLAHLCEHMILAAGSKSYPDPGLYHETLSKNNGVHNAFTTGEQTTFYFEVPNVHHGGELVFDEILDIFASFFKEPLFNPLLTNKEIYAIQSEHDGNMSSVTKILYHATRMLSDPGHPFSQFSTGNMNTLASIPKLQGVNLQRTLFQYFKKNYYASKMTLCLRGPQSVNILTKYALSKFGDIKENTALTRSRFGSMSSISTKRSSKSSTENHSTKNDLESFNILEESWRQKYCDIPCFPEISKENMIFIKSSKQPTLRILFPVTDNKTRFTKGEIKIFGDLWCELFGDETKGSLCYYLVGKSWITSCYAYTSSFALGNIGLIIELTLTSTGWENSDTIIEIVLGKLVETFSEQYVHELANFMEDQNSIDLIRFLYQVPKKNPMEECSNLSELLQNDLKAPNMAYIFKGSPPITDMHEGNVGGINSEHNQEWWIDQAIKFQSFMKKFMNSSNARVILLGSLERIPELFKKEIQNTLTTEPFYEFEYKISTINLKASQSVNTYEFCIPHKNKFIPSACKGDGVLEQLFLESSLKSQYSNLHLQINSMSFENKPQLVGRNQRYEMWTLKEDLNSIMDLKSIVSFEVLSTDMKGSPENTIHLEILNQIIFTLISPQLYPAIKLGYFYEISASSKGDVQLRFTIGGFSEGILMLIEIIIKTIIFITTTPDFPSKELLRRARVLVRSNYENAAADNCVKLASLGLLIVLEENMWSLEDRIDALEDVTMASFKEFCQSFLNGSKYLTLFIQGNLSYADKINQFLNLNFTKHLDINKDTSLPLNAHTSTHILKPGTNIFAEYPGPLDDPNNSIVYFIQTGLRSDTDLCTLTSFTEYIMSLTLVPELRNKKQIGYLVMGGLRVLTDTIGVYITVMSGSEPIDLESKIDEYIAFIENGVLNRLTEATFEREYKQAYLTLLGDNNQNKGGKLSGPANLLNEIVPNVQVGSSDQLNSTSMKLHRRFRNQISDKQYNFTDEELHIDIPLIEKLTLSSYLNFFKDKISIFSPTRSKLSIMITSSMAAKDIINRKTYLQLEAFLKIKGFTIKKEKLQEIVDSADGNSSLLIKNLFNYFRSRNEGWKLCTVVLKEVVKMSITSLKQHYNWSLSTKKEDKDKSVDWNGPVSSTVELKKVARLTELPTYCISSVAN, from the coding sequence ATGTCTTGGCAGGAAATAAAGGATTTTGATGTTCCATTATATCTACCACTAGCATATAGCAATAGAGTTCATAAGCTATGTCTACTACCGAACGGGCTTCTGACGCTTTTAATTTCAGATCCTGCTGATACAGTAACTTCCTGTTCTTTATCAGTAGCCAGTGGATCACATAATGACCCTAAAGATATCCAAGGTTTAGCTCATCTATGTGAGCACATGATCTTAGCTGCCGGTTCGAAGTCATATCCGGATCCGGGATTGTATCATGAAACTCTAAGTAAAAATAATGGGGTACACAATGCCTTTACAACAGGAGAGCAGACaacattttattttgaagttCCAAATGTACATCATGGTGGCGAATTGGTTTTTGACGAGATACTTGATATATTTgcatcatttttcaaagaaccGTTATTTAACCCTTTATTGACCAATAAGGAAATATATGCAATCCAGAGTGAACATGATGGAAATATGTCTTCTGTAACCAAGATTCTTTATCATGCAACTAGAATGCTTTCAGATCCTGGACATCCATTTAGTCAATTTTCGACTGGGAATATGAACACGTTGGCAAGCATACCCAAGCTCCAGGGTGTCAATCTTCAAAGGACTTTATTTCAATactttaaaaaaaattactATGCCTCTAAGATGACTTTATGCTTGAGAGGGCCCCAATCAGTGAATATTTTAACAAAATATGCTTTATCAAAATTCGGGgatatcaaagaaaatacaGCACTTACAAGAAGTAGGTTTGGTTCTATGAGTTCTATTTCGACCAAAAGATCTTCAAAAAGTTCTACAGAGAATCATAGCACCAAGAATGATCTGGAAagttttaatattttagaGGAGTCTTGGCGACAAAAATATTGCGACATTCCGTGCTTCCCCGAGATCTctaaagaaaatatgatttttattaaatcaagCAAACAACCAACTTTAAGGATACTTTTTCCAGTAACGGATAATAAAACCAGATTTACAAAGggagaaattaaaatatttggagaCTTATGGTGTGAATTGTTTGGAGATGAGACAAAGGGCTCTCTTTGCTATTATCTGGTTGGCAAAAGTTGGATAACTAGTTGCTATGCTTATACCTCTTCCTTTGCGTTAGGAAATATTGGTCTAATTATAGAGCTTACTTTAACTAGTACAGGATGGGAAAATTCTGATACAATTATAGAAATTGTTCTAGGAAAGTTGGTAGAAACTTTTTCTGAACAATATGTCCATGAGTTAGCTAATTTTATGGAGGACCAAAATAGCATCGATCTGATACGATTTCTTTATCAAGTACCGAAGAAAAATCCAATGGAAGAATGTTCTAATTTAAGCGAGTTATTACAGAATGATTTGAAGGCTCCAAATATGGCGTACATATTTAAGGGCTCACCTCCAATAACAGATATGCACGAAGGTAATGTTGGTGGCATCAATAGCGAACATAATCAAGAATGGTGGATTGATCAAGCTATCAAATTTCAATCGTttatgaagaaattcatgaattcttcaaatgcCAGAGTAATTTTACTAGGCTCCCTTGAACGAATTCCTGAGttattcaagaaggaaatCCAAAACACGCTAACGACAGAGCCTTTTtatgaatttgaatataaaataaGTACCATAAACCTCAAGGCTTCTCAAAGTGTTAACACTTACGAATTTTGCATTCCTCACAAAAACAAATTTATACCGTCAGCCTGTAAAGGTGATGGCGTTCTAGAAcaattatttttggaatcatCGTTAAAATCCCaatattccaatttacatcttcaaataaatagtatgtcttttgaaaataagCCTCAATTAGTAGGCCGAAATCAGCGATACGAAATGTGGACACTTAAGGAAGATCTCAACTCAATAATGGATCTCAAATCGATCGTGTCATTTGAAGTTTTATCTACTGATATGAAAGGATCTCCAGAAAATACTAtacatttggaaatattaaatcaaataatattcacACTAATCTCCCCACAACTATATCCAGCAATTAAATTAGGATACTTTTATGAAATATCTGCTTCTAGTAAAGGTGACGTTCAACTAAGATTTACCATAGGAGGATTTTCGGAAGGTATCTTAATGTtgattgaaattattatcaaaacaataatttttatAACGACTACGCCTGATTTCCCCTctaaagaattattaagaaGGGCAAGGGTTCTAGTGAGGAGTAATTATGAAAATGCTGCAGCAGATAATTGCGTGAAATTGGCAAGTCTTGGCCTTTTAATAGTTCTAGAAGAAAATATGTGGTCTTTAGAAGATAGGATTGATGCACTAGAAGACGTAACTATGGCGTCTTTTAAAGAGTTCTGTcaatcatttttaaatgGTTCCAAATATCTAACTCTTTTTATTCAAGGCAATTTGTCGTATGCGgataaaataaatcaatttttaaatttaaattttactAAACATTTGGATATTAATAAAGACACATCTCTACCATTGAATGCACATACTTCAACTCACATATTAAAGCCTGGTACAAATATATTTGCCGAATATCCAGGCCCCCTCGACGATCCAAATAATAGTATCGTCTATTTCATACAGACAGGTCTTCGGTCAGATACCGATTTGTGCACTTTAACCTCCTTTACTGAGTACATTATGTCCTTGACGTTAGTTCCTGAattaagaaacaagaaacaaattgGATACCTCGTCATGGGTGGATTGCGTGTCCTCACTGATACAATTGGGGTATACATTACGGTAATGTCAGGGAGCGAACCTATAGATTTGGAAtcaaaaattgatgaatacATTGCATTTATTGAGAATGGAGTGCTGAATCGTTTAACTGAAGCTACTTTCGAACGAGAATATAAGCAAGCATATCTAACTTTGTTAGGAGATAACAACCAAAATAAAGGAGGCAAATTGAGTGGGCCTGCTAActtattaaatgaaattgtACCGAATGTACAAGTTGGAAGTTCGGACCAACTTAACAGCACTTCAATGAAGCTTCACCGTCGATTCAGAAATCAAATATCAGACAAACAATATAATTTTACTGATGAAGAACTTCATATAGATATCCCTTTGATTGAAAAGTTGACATTGTCATCGTacttaaatttttttaaagaCAAGATATCCATTTTCTCACCAACTCGATCCAAACTATCAATTATGATAACGAGCTCAATGGCTGCTAAGGATATCATTAATCGTAAAACTTATCTACAACTGGAAgcatttttgaaaatcaaAGGCTTCACTataaaaaaggaaaaattgCAAGAGATAGTGGACAGCGCAGATGGGAACTCTTCCTTACTAATCAAGAATCTATTTAACTATTTCCGATCTCGTAACGAAGGTTGGAAGCTTTGTACGGTGGTATTAAAGGAAGTAGTAAAAATGTCAATTACTAGTTTGAAACAGCACTACAATTGGAGTTTGTCaacaaaaaaagaagataaaGATAAAAGTGTAGATTGGAATGGTCCTGTGTCATCAACGgtggaattgaaaaaggTAGCCAGACTGACCGAGCTGCCAACATATTGTATTTCCTCTGTGGCCAATTAA
- the CTR1 gene encoding high-affinity Cu transporter CTR1 (ancestral locus Anc_3.459), whose protein sequence is MNMDMSTSKTAASAMSSMIMSKMTSESMSMAMSSMSDMMSMSMASSRSSTADSMKSTKSSSMSMSMSSVTSTSSPTNSATSTSMGAMSSMAMDGMGQMSMSSGTNSSDSMASMNMEMNSYLTRKYKNYPVLFEKLHANNKGKAFGIFLLLVVAAFVYKFILFTSWCLEVHWFKKWDKANKYCSLSTASNMKKDPEAQYFSDDTLQSQALPKLPNILYDFMTPSWTDLFHDFIRVLLVFCSTMLIYMLMLAAMSFVLTYVFGVILGLTLAEVVFNRWKLCMLKRWDIQKEIEICKNCPGAGNCKCGRHNGGTVNNNRNNNGTLTDEATVSSNDENTQIQDEKTENTGLKTTRKEANAEAQCNCETETTNKNKHIERNMLETARMQERSGDMDHNLLPAEKFT, encoded by the coding sequence atGAATATGGATATGTCTACATCAAAGACAGCGGCAAGTGCCATGTCTTCCATGATAATGTCTAAAATGACATCCGAAAGTATGAGTATGGCAATGTCATCGATGTCAGATATGATGTCCATGTCAATGGCTTCTTCTAGGAGTTCTACTGCGGattcaatgaaatcaaCAAAAAGTTCAAGTATGTCCATGAGTATGTCATCGGTAACCAGCACATCTTCTCCTACCAATTCTGCAACTTCTACTTCAATGGGAGCAATGTCAAGCATGGCAATGGATGGAATGGGTCAAATGTCTATGTCGTCAGGTACTAATTCCTCTGACTCAATGGCCTCGATGAACATGGAAATGAACTCGTATCTAACAAGGAAATACAAAAACTACCCTGtgttatttgaaaaattacatGCCAATAATAAGGGTAAAGCATTTGGGATTTTTTTGCTACTTGTTGTTGCCGCATTTGTCTATAAGTTTATCCTTTTCACAAGTTGGTGCTTAGAAGTTCATTGGTTCAAAAAGTGGGATAAAGCCAATAAATACTGTTCGTTATCAACGGCCTCTaatatgaagaaagatCCTGAAGctcaatatttttcagatGATACTTTACAATCCCAAGCATTGCCCAAATTACCTAATATCCTTTACGATTTTATGACACCTTCCTGGACCGACCTATTTCATGACTTTATTAGAGTTCTCTTGGTATTTTGCTCCACGATGCTCATTTATATGCTAATGTTGGCAGCTATGTCTTTTGTATTAACATATGTTTTTGGTGTTATCCTTGGGTTAACACTGGCAGAAGTGGTTTTCAACAGGTGGAAACTTTGTATGTTAAAGAGATGGGATATCCAAAAGGAAATCGAAATTTGTAAGAATTGTCCAGGTGCCGGAAATTGTAAATGTGGAAGACACAATGGTGGTACagttaataataatagaaataataatggaacGTTAACTGATGAAGCAACGGTTTCCTccaatgatgaaaatactCAAATTCAGGACGAGAAAACTGAAAATACCGGTTTGAAGACAACTCGGAAAGAAGCAAATGCTGAAGCTCAATGTAATTGTGAAACAGAAACAACtaataaaaacaaacaCATTGAGAGAAATATGTTAGAAACTGCAAGAATGCAAGAAAGATCTGGTGATATGGACCACAATTTGTTACCTGCAGAAAAGTTCACCTAA